In Pedobacter sp. W3I1, one DNA window encodes the following:
- a CDS encoding Lrp/AsnC ligand binding domain-containing protein — MLKKDNSNLEIDNLDIDILKQLMQDATKPYTEIAKDLIVSGGTIHVRMKKLQEMGIIKGSHLIIDPQKAGYDICAFLGIYLEKGIQYKDAVAQLSKIKEVVELHYTTGAYSMFAKIICRDTNHLRHVLNEEIQAVNGIQRTETLISLEESIKRQIELG; from the coding sequence ATGCTTAAAAAAGACAATTCCAATTTAGAAATTGACAACCTCGATATCGATATATTGAAACAATTGATGCAGGATGCCACTAAACCCTATACAGAAATCGCTAAAGATCTGATTGTTTCGGGCGGAACGATACACGTTAGGATGAAGAAACTGCAAGAAATGGGCATTATAAAAGGCTCCCACCTCATCATCGATCCGCAAAAGGCTGGATATGATATTTGTGCCTTTTTGGGTATTTACCTGGAGAAAGGGATCCAGTATAAAGATGCAGTTGCACAATTGAGCAAGATTAAAGAGGTAGTAGAATTGCATTATACCACAGGTGCCTACAGTATGTTTGCCAAAATTATTTGCAGGGATACCAATCATTTACGCCATGTTTTAAACGAAGAAATTCAGGCCGTGAACGGAATCCAGCGTACAGAGACTTTAATCTCATTAGAAGAGAGCATTAAGCGTCAGATTGAACTGGGGTAA
- the pyrH gene encoding UMP kinase: protein MKYKRILLKLSGESLMGDKQYGIDNERVKQYAEDIKAVHDKGLEIAIVIGGGNIFRGLSAEKSGMDRAQADYMGMLATVINSMALQDALEKVGIKTRLLTAIKMEQICEPFIRRRAVRHLEKGRVVIFGAGTGNPYFTTDSAAALRAIEIKADVVLKGTRVDGIYTADPEKDPLATKYEEISFREVYDKGLNVMDMTAFTLCEENQVPIIVFDMNKHGNFMKIANGEPIGTLVK, encoded by the coding sequence ATGAAATACAAACGCATCCTACTTAAGCTTAGCGGAGAATCGCTAATGGGCGACAAACAATACGGTATTGATAATGAACGCGTTAAACAATATGCTGAAGATATCAAAGCGGTACACGATAAAGGTTTAGAAATCGCAATCGTAATTGGAGGAGGAAATATTTTTAGGGGCTTAAGCGCCGAAAAAAGTGGTATGGACAGGGCGCAGGCCGATTACATGGGCATGTTGGCTACGGTAATCAACTCTATGGCCTTGCAAGATGCTTTAGAAAAAGTTGGTATTAAAACGCGTTTACTTACTGCAATTAAAATGGAGCAGATCTGCGAGCCGTTTATTCGCAGAAGGGCTGTTCGACATTTAGAAAAAGGCCGTGTGGTTATTTTTGGTGCAGGAACCGGAAATCCATACTTCACAACCGATTCTGCTGCGGCTTTACGTGCTATCGAAATCAAAGCCGATGTTGTTTTAAAAGGAACACGTGTTGATGGAATTTATACCGCAGATCCTGAAAAAGATCCATTGGCCACTAAATATGAAGAAATTTCTTTTAGAGAAGTTTACGATAAAGGCCTTAATGTAATGGATATGACTGCCTTTACGCTTTGCGAAGAAAACCAAGTGCCGATTATTGTGTTTGATATGAACAAACATGGTAATTTCATGAAAATTGCTAATGGCGAACCTATTGGAACCCTGGTTAAATAA
- the frr gene encoding ribosome recycling factor — protein MNDLIQLQLMDAQSAMERAIDHCESELTKIRAGKASAGMLDGIFVDYYGAATALSQVSSINTPDARTIVIQPWEKSLLTAIEKAIQVANIGINPQNDGIVIRLVVPPLTEERRKDLVKKVKEEAERGRITIRNIRKDANTKIQKLKGEGVSDDEIKTGEGEVQKLTDAYIIKIDKHAEAKEKDVMTV, from the coding sequence ATGAACGACCTCATACAATTACAATTAATGGATGCTCAATCTGCAATGGAAAGGGCCATCGATCATTGTGAATCTGAATTAACTAAAATCAGAGCTGGTAAGGCATCAGCTGGAATGTTGGATGGTATTTTCGTGGATTATTATGGCGCAGCTACAGCATTATCACAAGTATCCAGTATTAATACGCCTGATGCCAGAACAATCGTAATCCAACCTTGGGAAAAATCACTTTTAACTGCAATTGAAAAAGCTATTCAAGTAGCTAATATTGGCATCAATCCACAAAATGATGGTATTGTTATCCGCCTGGTTGTGCCGCCTTTGACAGAAGAACGTAGAAAAGACCTGGTGAAAAAAGTGAAGGAAGAAGCCGAAAGAGGCCGCATTACCATTCGTAATATCCGTAAAGATGCCAATACCAAAATTCAAAAACTGAAAGGTGAAGGGGTTTCTGATGATGAAATTAAAACAGGTGAAGGTGAAGTGCAAAAATTAACCGATGCTTATATCATCAAGATTGATAAACATGCTGAAGCTAAAGAAAAAGATGTAATGACAGTTTAA
- a CDS encoding LacI family DNA-binding transcriptional regulator, translating into MKKRVSIKDIAKQLNISITTVSFVINGKAREKNISESLTKKVLDLVAELNYQPNTLATSLRTGKTKIIGFLVDDISEPFFSGIARRIDEIASSLGYKILFSSTRNDTEKAIELLQIFKDRHVDGYIMALPEGLEEEVKKLIQTDAPVVLFDRYVPDVKTDYVIIDNQSSTYEATEHLIKNNYKRIGFVTIDTLQQQMVDRLAGYESAVEKYKLPSIVKKIKYVNSAESIEEMIKFFKSEKQLDAVVFAANYICLDGLRTFRKLGIKIHKDIAVVSFDDFEILAFCEPPVTAIAQPLEAIAENVMKILLNKLKKAGKPIGNTQVSLPTILNVRGSSAKK; encoded by the coding sequence ATGAAGAAACGCGTTTCGATTAAAGATATCGCTAAACAATTAAATATTTCCATTACAACTGTATCGTTTGTAATTAATGGGAAAGCAAGAGAAAAAAATATCAGCGAATCGCTTACCAAAAAGGTTTTAGACCTGGTAGCTGAATTAAATTATCAGCCCAATACCCTTGCTACAAGTTTAAGAACAGGTAAAACAAAAATTATAGGTTTCTTAGTTGATGATATTTCTGAACCTTTTTTCTCTGGGATAGCACGCCGAATTGATGAAATTGCTTCGAGCCTTGGTTATAAAATCCTGTTTAGCAGTACCAGAAACGATACCGAAAAAGCAATAGAATTGCTGCAGATTTTTAAAGACAGGCATGTTGATGGCTACATTATGGCCTTGCCTGAGGGATTGGAAGAAGAAGTTAAAAAATTGATTCAAACAGATGCGCCTGTGGTACTATTTGATCGGTATGTACCGGATGTTAAAACGGATTATGTAATAATTGATAACCAGAGCAGCACATATGAAGCTACGGAGCACCTTATTAAAAATAATTATAAAAGAATAGGTTTTGTAACCATCGATACCTTGCAGCAACAGATGGTAGACCGCTTGGCTGGTTATGAAAGCGCTGTCGAAAAATATAAATTGCCTTCAATTGTAAAGAAGATAAAATATGTAAACTCTGCCGAATCAATTGAGGAGATGATAAAGTTTTTTAAATCAGAGAAGCAGCTTGATGCGGTTGTTTTTGCGGCTAACTATATTTGTTTAGATGGCTTAAGAACTTTTAGAAAATTGGGTATTAAGATCCATAAGGATATCGCTGTTGTTTCTTTTGACGATTTCGAAATCTTAGCGTTTTGTGAGCCTCCGGTTACGGCTATTGCACAGCCTCTTGAGGCCATTGCAGAAAACGTGATGAAGATTTTATTGAACAAGCTTAAAAAGGCTGGAAAGCCTATCGGAAATACGCAGGTATCGTTACCCACCATTTTAAACGTTAGGGGCTCAAGCGCAAAGAAATAA
- a CDS encoding outer membrane beta-barrel family protein encodes MKRIFTLLLILSSFYVYAQKTGSVSGRVIQSKDKKPIDYASLAVRNLTDSSMVGAVSTTEDGKFIFKNLNPGTYRLYAAFLGLKNITKDFTITADKTDVTLGDIVLEGGAIDLQTVDVKAEIPPIVVKKDTLEFNASSFKVVENAVVEDLLKKLPGVEVDKAGTVKAQGETITKVKVDGKEFFGNDPLLATKNLPADMIDKIQIIDELSDQAQFTGIDDGSRTKIINITTRKDKKNGYFGNSSGGYGSNDRYDVNANINHFNQDKRLSVIAQFNNVNKQNFGGGLGGGNGGGNGGRGGITDTKAGGFNFSDEYADQTEVSLSYFVNKSDNLILRNSVTQNLLGDETTIFNNNQTNSSDRLNHRLNFMVDTKLDSLTSLRIQPNLSYTDNESLNSSTYTRDYNKYMISGTQSLRNHSSSPSISNNILLRKKFMRRGRTLSLNLNTNINNNDADNYNTNPETRKENGITTEKTTDQFNDQESESINQNTRLVYTEPLDKTLSLEFNYQNGYNHNTSDRFTYNFNPATLQYDLLDETFSNAYENTILTNSAGFSFNKMDKKYNWNVGMAVQNTDRTNNNISKGYVLKQNVFNYTPSAMFRYNFSNSKRLVFNYRGSTNQPTIQQLQPIRNNTNTQSIPVGNPDLKPEFNNTLRVAYNTFTVGKNRSLFVNLNLTQTSNRIANSSSLIQSGEDQGKLAITPVNVNGVYSGSISSSLSLPIMAENKLNFHINVSGSYDRDVNFTNSLKNITNSWSVTNGYRLVSNLDKLDLTAGVNGSINRATYSVQPNSNTRYYTFSPNVSVSYLFPGNIRWAIDADYNQNTGRGEGFDTHFTLVNSYISKQFFKNRGTFKAAVNDILNENQGVSRTANNNTIQDVSYNVLQRYFMFSFTYSLNRMGGKNRIRGGEESGRERGGNGGGGFGGGRQRN; translated from the coding sequence ATGAAACGAATTTTTACGCTCCTACTTATTTTATCATCTTTTTATGTTTATGCTCAGAAAACGGGTTCAGTTAGCGGAAGGGTTATTCAATCAAAAGATAAAAAACCAATTGATTATGCCTCTTTAGCCGTTAGAAACCTGACTGATTCGAGCATGGTTGGTGCCGTAAGTACCACTGAGGATGGGAAATTCATTTTCAAAAATTTAAACCCAGGTACTTACAGGCTTTATGCGGCATTTTTAGGTTTAAAGAATATTACCAAAGATTTTACGATCACGGCAGACAAAACAGATGTAACCTTAGGCGATATTGTTTTAGAAGGTGGTGCAATAGATCTTCAAACGGTTGATGTTAAAGCAGAAATTCCGCCGATTGTAGTAAAAAAAGATACCCTCGAGTTTAATGCAAGCTCATTTAAAGTGGTAGAGAATGCTGTAGTAGAAGACCTGTTAAAGAAATTACCAGGAGTAGAGGTAGATAAAGCCGGAACGGTAAAAGCCCAGGGCGAAACCATTACAAAAGTTAAGGTAGATGGCAAGGAGTTTTTTGGGAATGATCCTTTATTGGCCACTAAAAATCTTCCGGCTGATATGATCGATAAAATTCAGATTATTGATGAACTTTCCGACCAGGCACAGTTTACCGGAATTGATGATGGTTCGAGAACCAAGATCATTAATATCACCACCAGGAAGGATAAGAAAAATGGCTACTTCGGTAACAGCTCAGGAGGCTATGGTTCTAACGACCGTTACGACGTAAATGCGAACATCAACCATTTTAATCAGGATAAACGACTGAGCGTAATTGCTCAATTCAATAATGTAAACAAACAAAATTTTGGCGGTGGCCTGGGTGGAGGAAATGGCGGGGGTAACGGCGGTCGTGGTGGAATTACCGATACCAAAGCCGGCGGCTTTAATTTTTCGGATGAATATGCCGATCAGACCGAAGTGAGCCTGAGTTATTTTGTTAATAAATCTGATAACCTGATCCTCAGAAATAGTGTAACCCAAAATTTATTGGGCGATGAAACCACTATTTTTAATAACAATCAAACCAATAGTTCCGATCGGTTAAATCACCGCTTAAACTTTATGGTCGATACCAAACTCGATTCATTAACCTCATTACGCATACAGCCCAATTTAAGTTATACCGATAACGAGAGCTTAAACAGTAGCACTTATACACGCGATTATAACAAGTATATGATTAGTGGAACGCAATCCCTACGAAATCATAGCAGCTCACCATCCATTAGCAATAACATTTTATTGCGTAAAAAATTTATGCGCAGGGGCAGAACATTATCGCTGAATTTAAACACGAACATTAACAATAACGACGCTGATAATTACAATACCAATCCCGAAACCAGAAAAGAAAACGGGATAACTACTGAAAAAACAACCGATCAGTTTAATGATCAGGAGAGTGAATCCATCAATCAGAATACAAGATTGGTATATACCGAACCTTTAGATAAAACCCTGAGCTTAGAGTTTAATTATCAGAATGGCTATAACCACAATACATCCGATCGTTTTACCTATAATTTCAATCCGGCTACCTTACAGTACGATCTGTTAGATGAAACCTTTAGCAATGCCTACGAAAATACCATTTTAACCAACTCCGCAGGTTTTAGCTTTAATAAAATGGATAAAAAATACAACTGGAATGTGGGGATGGCCGTTCAAAATACAGATCGGACAAATAATAACATCAGTAAAGGATATGTACTGAAGCAAAATGTTTTTAATTATACACCTTCCGCCATGTTCAGGTATAATTTTAGCAATAGCAAACGCCTGGTATTTAACTATAGGGGTAGTACCAACCAGCCAACCATTCAGCAGTTACAGCCAATCAGAAACAATACCAACACACAAAGTATTCCTGTTGGTAACCCCGATCTGAAACCCGAATTCAATAATACCCTTCGTGTAGCCTACAATACATTTACGGTTGGGAAAAACAGATCGTTATTTGTGAATTTAAACCTTACCCAAACCTCTAACCGGATTGCAAACAGCAGTAGCTTAATTCAGAGTGGTGAGGATCAGGGAAAACTGGCCATTACCCCGGTTAACGTAAACGGCGTTTACTCAGGATCTATTTCCTCTTCATTAAGTTTGCCGATTATGGCAGAGAATAAGCTGAATTTCCATATCAATGTTAGTGGTAGTTATGATAGAGATGTAAACTTTACCAACTCCTTAAAAAATATTACCAACAGCTGGTCTGTTACCAACGGTTACCGTTTGGTTTCCAATTTAGATAAGCTCGATTTAACAGCAGGCGTAAATGGTTCAATTAATCGTGCAACTTACTCCGTTCAACCTAATTCCAATACACGCTATTATACCTTCAGTCCAAATGTAAGTGTAAGTTATCTGTTTCCTGGAAATATCCGCTGGGCAATCGATGCCGATTATAATCAGAATACCGGAAGAGGAGAGGGTTTCGATACGCACTTCACTTTGGTTAATTCATATATCAGCAAACAGTTTTTTAAAAACAGAGGAACCTTTAAAGCTGCGGTAAACGATATACTGAACGAAAATCAAGGCGTAAGCCGTACAGCCAATAACAACACCATCCAGGATGTAAGTTACAATGTATTGCAACGTTATTTTATGTTTTCATTTACCTATTCGTTAAACCGTATGGGCGGTAAAAACCGTATCAGAGGAGGCGAGGAAAGCGGCAGAGAACGTGGTGGTAACGGTGGCGGTGGCTTTGGCGGGGGCAGACAGCGGAACTAG
- a CDS encoding ferrous iron transporter B, giving the protein MDIKVALVGNPNTGKSTLFNRLTGLNQKIGNFPGITVDKKTGFTKLASGKEAEIIDLPGTYSLYPKSADESIVFQVLADKKNNSHPDVIVLIADASNLKRNMLLYSQVADLGIPMILALNMIDLSTKQGIEINLDKLAEKLGIQVVSISARNNIGIDKLKQAIANTNKIATQFQDVDVNFLAPEAINAIKSKLNSDNDYYALQVLHQHEHLTFFTEKEQEEIEHIEQSHHFESSKIQAAETIARYKHLSTILSDVVIDKGTANKFSFSDKLDAILTHKVWGFAIFLLILFVIFNAIFAWSSYPMDWIETGFGFITSIGHEYLPAGMLTDLLLDGVIAGLGGIFVFIPQIAILFAFISILEDTGYMAPCYLYDG; this is encoded by the coding sequence TTGGATATTAAAGTTGCGTTAGTTGGTAATCCCAATACAGGTAAATCTACTTTATTTAATCGTTTAACAGGGTTAAATCAAAAAATTGGAAATTTTCCAGGCATCACTGTCGATAAGAAAACAGGTTTTACCAAACTTGCCAGCGGTAAAGAAGCCGAGATAATCGATTTACCAGGAACGTATAGCTTATATCCGAAAAGTGCTGATGAAAGCATCGTTTTTCAAGTACTTGCCGATAAAAAAAACAATAGCCATCCTGATGTTATTGTACTCATTGCCGATGCTTCCAATTTAAAGCGCAACATGCTTTTGTATTCGCAAGTGGCAGATTTAGGTATCCCTATGATTCTGGCCTTGAATATGATCGATCTTTCTACTAAACAGGGGATCGAGATTAATCTGGATAAACTGGCTGAAAAACTGGGCATCCAGGTGGTTTCCATTTCGGCCAGGAATAATATCGGAATTGATAAACTGAAACAGGCCATTGCCAATACCAATAAAATTGCCACGCAGTTTCAGGATGTAGACGTAAATTTTCTGGCTCCAGAAGCTATTAATGCCATAAAATCGAAACTTAATTCCGACAACGATTATTATGCGCTGCAAGTTTTGCACCAGCATGAACATTTAACTTTCTTTACTGAAAAAGAGCAGGAAGAAATTGAACATATAGAACAATCTCACCATTTCGAATCTTCTAAAATTCAGGCTGCAGAAACTATTGCCAGATATAAACACCTCAGCACTATTTTATCTGATGTGGTTATTGACAAAGGAACTGCAAATAAATTTTCTTTCAGTGATAAATTAGATGCTATTTTAACTCATAAAGTATGGGGATTTGCCATTTTCTTGCTTATCCTTTTTGTAATTTTCAATGCTATATTTGCCTGGTCGTCCTATCCAATGGATTGGATTGAGACTGGTTTTGGGTTTATTACCAGTATTGGGCACGAATATTTGCCAGCAGGCATGCTTACTGATCTGTTGTTGGATGGTGTAATTGCGGGTTTAGGTGGTATTTTTGTTTTTATTCCACAGATTGCCATTCTTTTCGCATTCATATCCATTTTAGAAGATACGGGTTATATGGCCCCGTGTTACCTTTATGATGGATAA
- a CDS encoding nucleoside recognition domain-containing protein yields the protein MSKVGLNGKSVVPMIGGLACAVPSIMAARNIENWKDRMITIMVTPLVSCSARLPVYILIISLIIPSQTVLGVFNLQGLALMVMYLVGIIAAVLVAWVMKFIIKTKERSYFIMELPVYRMPRWKNVFYTMYEKSKTFVFEAGKVIIAISIILWVMASFGPGNRFESIDKKYESALADTTKNTDHIKTLVATEKLENSYVGILGHWIEPAIRPLGYDWKIGIGLITSFAAREAFVGTMATIYSVDGGDEDTSTIRERMSASVNSRTGLPVYTFATGISLMLFYAFAMQCMSTVAVVYRETKGWKWPVIQLAYMTAMAYVAALIAYQLLK from the coding sequence ATGAGCAAGGTTGGCCTTAACGGTAAGTCGGTGGTGCCGATGATTGGTGGTTTGGCCTGTGCAGTTCCATCTATTATGGCTGCCAGAAATATCGAAAACTGGAAGGATAGAATGATTACCATCATGGTTACCCCATTGGTAAGCTGTTCGGCAAGGCTTCCCGTATATATTTTAATCATTTCGTTAATTATTCCTTCTCAAACCGTTCTAGGTGTTTTTAACCTGCAAGGACTGGCGCTAATGGTGATGTATCTGGTAGGTATTATTGCTGCGGTATTGGTAGCATGGGTAATGAAATTCATAATCAAAACCAAAGAAAGGTCTTATTTTATTATGGAGTTACCGGTTTACCGCATGCCAAGGTGGAAAAATGTGTTCTACACCATGTACGAAAAATCGAAAACCTTTGTGTTCGAAGCCGGTAAAGTAATCATCGCCATTTCCATCATCCTTTGGGTAATGGCTTCTTTCGGACCAGGAAACCGCTTTGAAAGCATTGATAAAAAATACGAATCTGCCCTGGCTGATACAACAAAAAATACCGATCACATTAAAACCTTGGTGGCTACCGAGAAGTTGGAAAACTCTTATGTAGGTATTCTTGGTCATTGGATCGAGCCTGCCATCCGCCCTTTGGGGTACGATTGGAAGATTGGTATTGGTTTAATTACCTCTTTTGCGGCTCGCGAAGCCTTTGTTGGTACAATGGCCACCATTTATAGTGTTGATGGCGGTGATGAAGATACCTCCACCATTCGGGAACGGATGTCAGCCTCGGTTAATAGCCGCACTGGTTTGCCTGTTTATACTTTTGCTACAGGTATTTCACTGATGCTTTTTTATGCTTTTGCCATGCAATGTATGAGCACAGTTGCTGTAGTTTACCGCGAAACCAAAGGCTGGAAATGGCCGGTAATCCAATTGGCCTATATGACGGCGATGGCTTATGTTGCTGCACTGATTGCTTATCAGTTGTTGAAGTAG
- a CDS encoding FeoA family protein: MKLSHLKVGEKGTIVAFTDLDMSVKLMEMGCLPGEEVEVERFAPLGDPMAIRVAGYQLCLRKSEADVIIIQ, encoded by the coding sequence ATGAAGCTGTCGCACCTAAAAGTTGGAGAAAAGGGAACAATTGTAGCTTTTACAGATTTAGATATGTCTGTAAAGTTAATGGAGATGGGCTGCTTGCCGGGCGAGGAGGTAGAGGTAGAGCGTTTTGCTCCTTTGGGCGATCCTATGGCGATCCGTGTTGCTGGTTATCAGCTTTGTTTGCGTAAAAGCGAAGCCGATGTTATCATTATTCAATAA